A window from Candidatus Delongbacteria bacterium encodes these proteins:
- a CDS encoding response regulator: protein MSTQNLEILLVEDDPRDAELTLRALRKHNIANEVRVLPDGAQALDFLFGRGPFAAAERVRPRLILLDLKLPKVDGLEVLRAIKADAHLRTVPVVMLTSSREERDLLESYRLGVNSYIVKPVDFEQFMESVRQVGLYWLLLNQAPDEGREG, encoded by the coding sequence ATGAGCACGCAGAACCTGGAGATCCTGCTGGTGGAGGATGATCCGCGCGACGCCGAGTTGACCCTGCGCGCCCTGCGCAAGCACAACATCGCCAACGAGGTTCGCGTGCTGCCGGACGGCGCGCAGGCCCTGGACTTCCTGTTCGGCCGGGGCCCCTTCGCCGCGGCCGAGCGGGTCCGCCCGCGCCTGATCCTGCTCGACCTCAAGCTTCCCAAGGTGGACGGACTGGAAGTGCTGCGGGCCATCAAGGCCGACGCCCACCTGCGCACCGTGCCCGTGGTGATGCTCACCAGCTCGCGCGAGGAGCGCGACCTGCTGGAGAGCTACCGGCTGGGCGTCAACAGCTACATCGTGAAGCCCGTGGACTTCGAGCAGTTCATGGAGTCGGTCCGCCAGGTGGGTTTGTATTGGCTCCTGCTCAACCAGGCGCCGGATGAAGGTCGGGAGGGTTGA
- a CDS encoding PAS domain S-box protein, with protein MSPSQRAWKIAGTYAGFGVAWILLSDHVLGILVPDPVRYSALQTWKGWFYVGVTALLVVSLARRAFQEQQTLLQLSRESEDRLRAIFDGVGDAIFLHDPRTGRILQANSTVEALFGYTPAEMESLNLGDLSSNQGLWTESEALARIQQAAQGQPQLFQWQARRKNGSLFWADVKLRGADLRGQRVVLALVHDISERRAAEEALQVSEERFRALFEQAAVGVLLFDWTEHRIERANQRFCEIVGYSRKELELVNPLEIQHPESQAANREGLAALLKGERREHRLEQRLRRQGGGLVWVDLTVSALPEPGGPPRRFVVVVQDVTIRRQAEAALRESEERYRLLFDANPLPMWVFDQESLAFLAVNDAAVASYGWSRAEFLRMRISDIRPPEDLPALLDNLARGHAGRDEAGIWRHLKKSGEEIQVEITSHTLDFALHRAELVLALDVTERLRDRRRLEESEQRFREIFDSMHDAVFIHDAETGRILQVNRRTLDLYGVREEDVLAGDFDRFSCGEEGYTVREAGEWLRKAREEGPQLFEWRSRTAGGHVFWAEVNLRYVLLGDQSRILAVVRDISQRKAAEADLLESESRYRTLFRSLTSGFALHEVLTDAAGRPSDYVFLEVNPAYEQMTGLRATELIGRRVREVLPQVEEEWIRRFGAVALSEIPDAFERYSPETGRHYQFIAYAPRRGQFALLMQDQSETLRMLDELRTSSRRLELVHAIDSAVLEARAPAEIESLVLNGLLRLVPCPRISLALFDDQGQGEIICVAGDGPDLRGPGTRFRLREQDLDLLRRSQIVRQSVEDLRTDLAGIHGELVNVGLGEFLHLPLVCGGGLLGSLNLCRPCGAEFSAREREIGLELACQLAVALHQHRLQAEVARHSSELERRVVERTAQLQAANEELEAFTYSVSHDLRSPLRAVDGFSRMLEEDHADALDAEARRLLGVIRDSTRQMDRLIFDLLSLSRVSRVELRREWVDMEALVREVYPEISAHEADGGCALELGGLPPVWGDRGLLRQVWLNLLGNAVKFSRHAAVKRVEVTGDVQDGVCRYSVRDQGAGFDPAYGHKLFGVFQRLHAAHEYEGSGVGLALVQRIVRRHGGQVQAEGEPAGGACFHFRLPEHGEES; from the coding sequence ATGTCTCCATCGCAACGAGCCTGGAAGATCGCCGGCACCTACGCGGGCTTCGGCGTGGCCTGGATCCTGCTCAGCGACCACGTGCTGGGGATCCTGGTGCCGGACCCCGTCCGCTACTCGGCCCTGCAGACCTGGAAAGGCTGGTTCTACGTGGGGGTCACCGCCCTGCTGGTGGTGAGCCTGGCCCGGCGCGCCTTCCAGGAGCAGCAGACCCTGCTGCAACTCAGTCGGGAGTCCGAGGACCGCCTGCGCGCCATCTTCGACGGGGTGGGCGACGCCATCTTCCTGCACGATCCGCGGACGGGGCGCATCCTGCAGGCCAACTCCACCGTCGAGGCCCTGTTCGGCTACACGCCCGCGGAGATGGAGTCGCTGAATCTGGGCGACCTGAGTTCCAATCAGGGCCTCTGGACGGAGTCCGAAGCCCTGGCCCGCATCCAGCAGGCGGCCCAGGGCCAGCCCCAGCTCTTCCAGTGGCAGGCGCGGCGCAAGAACGGCAGCCTGTTCTGGGCGGACGTGAAACTGCGCGGGGCGGACCTGCGCGGCCAGCGCGTGGTGCTGGCCCTGGTCCACGATATCAGCGAGCGTCGCGCGGCGGAGGAGGCCCTGCAGGTCAGCGAGGAGCGCTTCCGCGCCCTCTTCGAGCAGGCCGCCGTAGGCGTGCTGCTCTTCGACTGGACCGAGCACCGCATCGAGCGCGCCAACCAGCGCTTCTGCGAGATCGTCGGCTACTCGCGCAAGGAGCTCGAGCTGGTCAATCCACTGGAGATCCAGCACCCCGAGAGCCAGGCCGCCAACCGCGAGGGCTTGGCGGCCCTGCTCAAGGGCGAGCGGCGCGAGCACCGGCTGGAGCAGCGCCTGCGTCGCCAGGGCGGCGGCCTGGTCTGGGTGGACCTGACGGTCTCGGCGCTGCCCGAGCCCGGCGGCCCGCCCCGCCGCTTCGTGGTCGTGGTGCAGGACGTGACCATCCGCCGCCAGGCCGAGGCGGCCCTGCGCGAGAGCGAGGAGCGCTACCGCCTGCTCTTCGACGCCAATCCGCTTCCCATGTGGGTCTTCGACCAGGAGAGCCTGGCCTTTCTGGCGGTCAACGACGCGGCCGTGGCCTCCTACGGCTGGAGCCGCGCCGAGTTCCTGCGGATGCGCATCTCCGACATCCGGCCCCCCGAGGACCTGCCCGCCCTGCTGGACAACCTGGCCCGCGGCCACGCCGGCCGCGACGAGGCCGGCATCTGGCGCCACCTGAAGAAGAGCGGCGAGGAGATCCAAGTGGAGATCACCTCGCACACCCTGGACTTCGCCCTGCACCGCGCCGAGTTGGTGCTGGCCCTGGACGTGACGGAGCGCCTGCGCGACCGGCGCCGGCTGGAGGAGAGCGAGCAGCGCTTCCGCGAGATCTTCGACTCCATGCACGACGCGGTCTTCATCCACGATGCGGAGACCGGCCGGATCCTCCAGGTGAACCGGCGCACCCTCGACCTCTACGGCGTCCGCGAGGAGGACGTCCTGGCAGGGGACTTCGACCGCTTCAGCTGCGGCGAGGAGGGTTACACAGTGCGCGAAGCCGGCGAGTGGCTGCGCAAGGCCCGGGAAGAGGGTCCGCAGCTCTTCGAGTGGCGTTCGCGCACAGCCGGGGGCCACGTCTTCTGGGCGGAGGTGAACCTGCGCTACGTCCTGCTGGGCGATCAGTCGCGGATCCTGGCGGTGGTGCGCGACATCAGCCAGCGCAAGGCGGCGGAGGCCGACCTGCTGGAGAGCGAGTCCCGCTACCGGACGCTCTTCCGTTCCCTGACTTCGGGCTTCGCCCTGCACGAGGTGTTGACGGACGCCGCCGGCCGGCCCTCCGACTACGTCTTCCTGGAAGTGAACCCGGCCTACGAGCAGATGACCGGTCTGCGGGCGACGGAGCTGATCGGCCGCCGCGTGCGCGAGGTCCTGCCCCAGGTGGAGGAGGAGTGGATCCGGCGCTTCGGGGCCGTGGCTCTCTCGGAGATCCCGGACGCCTTTGAGCGCTACAGCCCGGAGACCGGCCGGCACTACCAGTTCATCGCCTATGCGCCGCGGCGCGGCCAGTTCGCCCTGCTGATGCAGGACCAGAGCGAGACGCTGCGCATGCTGGACGAGCTGCGGACCAGCTCGCGGCGCCTGGAACTGGTCCACGCCATCGATTCCGCCGTGCTGGAGGCCCGCGCGCCGGCGGAGATCGAGAGCCTGGTGCTGAACGGCCTGCTGCGGCTGGTGCCCTGCCCGCGGATTTCGCTGGCCCTGTTCGACGACCAGGGCCAGGGCGAGATCATCTGCGTGGCGGGCGACGGCCCGGACCTGCGCGGACCGGGCACGCGCTTCCGGCTGCGCGAACAGGACCTGGACCTGCTGCGGCGCAGCCAGATCGTGCGCCAGAGCGTGGAGGACCTGCGCACGGATCTGGCGGGCATCCACGGCGAACTGGTGAACGTGGGGCTTGGCGAGTTCCTGCACCTGCCGCTGGTCTGCGGGGGCGGGCTGCTGGGTTCGCTCAACCTCTGCCGGCCCTGCGGCGCGGAGTTCAGCGCCCGGGAGCGCGAGATCGGGCTGGAGCTGGCCTGCCAGCTGGCCGTGGCCCTGCATCAGCACCGCCTGCAGGCGGAGGTGGCGCGGCACTCCAGCGAGTTGGAGCGCCGGGTGGTGGAGCGCACCGCGCAGCTCCAGGCGGCCAACGAGGAACTGGAGGCCTTCACCTATTCCGTCAGCCACGACCTGCGCTCGCCGCTGCGGGCCGTGGACGGCTTCTCGCGCATGCTGGAGGAGGACCACGCGGATGCCCTGGACGCTGAGGCCCGGCGCCTGCTGGGCGTGATCCGCGATTCCACCCGGCAGATGGACCGGCTCATCTTCGACCTGCTCTCCCTCTCGAGGGTCTCGCGCGTCGAACTGCGGCGGGAGTGGGTGGACATGGAGGCCCTGGTGCGCGAGGTTTACCCGGAGATCAGCGCCCACGAGGCCGACGGCGGCTGCGCGCTGGAGCTGGGCGGCCTGCCCCCGGTCTGGGGTGACCGCGGCCTGCTGCGCCAGGTCTGGCTCAATCTGCTGGGCAACGCCGTGAAATTCAGCCGTCACGCCGCCGTGAAGCGCGTGGAAGTGACGGGCGACGTGCAGGACGGCGTTTGCCGTTACAGCGTGCGCGATCAGGGCGCGGGCTTCGATCCCGCGTACGGCCACAAGCTGTTCGGCGTGTTCCAGCGTCTGCACGCCGCCCACGAGTACGAGGGATCGGGAGTGGGTCTGGCCCTGGTGCAGCGCATCGTGCGCCGGCACGGCGGCCAGGTGCAGGCCGAGGGCGAGCCGGCGGGCGGCGCCTGCTTCCACTTCCGGCTGCCGGAACACGGGGAGGAGTCATGA
- a CDS encoding trimeric intracellular cation channel family protein codes for MDTTLLHNWFALLGVAVFAASAALAAGRKRFDLIGATFLAGVTALGGGTLRDLLLDLHPVFWIREPVYLWATVLATVGSLLAVRFTQPPWRLLLIADALGLAFFSIVGAQVAESAGQSGIVVVAMGLMTGVAGGLLRDVLSGDVPLLFRPTETLYATASIAGVSLYLFVQSTGLSRPATAWLAMLTILALRLTAIALNLRLPALEVPAPDEPE; via the coding sequence GTGGACACCACCCTGCTGCACAACTGGTTCGCCCTGCTGGGCGTGGCCGTGTTCGCCGCCTCGGCGGCCCTGGCGGCCGGCCGCAAGCGCTTCGATCTGATCGGCGCCACCTTTCTGGCTGGCGTGACCGCCCTGGGCGGCGGCACTCTGCGCGACCTGCTGCTCGATCTGCACCCGGTCTTTTGGATCCGGGAGCCCGTCTACCTCTGGGCCACCGTGCTGGCCACCGTGGGCAGCCTCTTGGCCGTGCGCTTCACCCAGCCACCCTGGCGCCTGCTGCTCATCGCCGACGCGCTGGGCCTGGCCTTTTTCAGCATCGTGGGCGCCCAGGTGGCGGAGTCCGCGGGCCAGTCGGGCATCGTCGTGGTGGCGATGGGCCTAATGACCGGCGTGGCCGGCGGCCTCCTGCGCGACGTGCTCTCCGGCGACGTGCCCCTGCTCTTCCGCCCCACCGAGACCCTCTACGCCACGGCCAGCATCGCCGGCGTCTCGCTCTATCTGTTCGTCCAGAGCACGGGACTGAGCCGCCCGGCCACGGCCTGGCTGGCCATGCTGACCATCCTGGCCCTGCGCCTGACGGCCATCGCCCTGAACCTGCGCCTCCCGGCCCTGGAGGTCCCCGCACCCGACGAACCGGAGTAG
- a CDS encoding PAS domain S-box protein, protein MSLLRILIAEDKLHDVELALRELRHEGLQFEHRHVETRDEFRRELADFQPELVITDYSMPAFTGMEALGLSLAQDAERPVILFTGSINEATAVACLKAGATDYILKEHLTRLPFAVREAVEQRRQRVARREAEEALRERTDELRRYFERSGELLGIYDSQGRIRRLNPQWEVLMDQPLAELEGRSAFEFVPPEQHELMRTSLQRVLDGENVKGQILPLQTRQGLRWLELSASLEDGLIFAAARDVTERLRTEQELAQSRATYEGILNGLSEVVGVVDGGGTLLHVNRAAAELFGHPQERFLGARPDFLFPEGLVDRAALGRQIARVLSGELVCLETTGKRADGATFPMELSLTRGLWFGREVLLAVARDVTERKQAEQELRAGRAKLADISAVLAARGGDYLENVQDITGLAGRLLPGGTVLYNRVESGRVKALGRWQVPAEYEDGLELGTPFCSGVIQWSEPRYVENLQETPYAECDPNIRRFRFHSGLGYPVNSPTGEVVGSLCVVWTERRSPGPEDQQVLALLAQALESEEAHRAAAEALRRSEERLVSIFRVAPVGIGLTRERRINELNESLCRITGYSREELLDQPARLLYPDERTWEETGRAIYRQMKAVGTGVVETNWRRKDGRLIRVLLSSTPIDHEHVEAGVTSAVLDITDRLEAERALRANEQFMRAVLESSPLGISVRDRDGRLLSHNSAWQRIWAIPDAEIQSDMRRVRPQLELDERDDYNQGWWPEIRRVYREGGRLAIPEARTLGRRPGSAEWVAQHFYAIPDETGAVDRIVVLTEDISERKRAEEALRQSEAHYRRFFENDLTADYISTADGGLLDCNPAYLRLFGFESREQALDTNVTVLYPDAQVRHDLLERLKSEQRLEYEEAELRNLAGEPIHVIMNVLGTFDEEGQLRRMQGYLFDITQYKALQQQFFQAQKMESIGRLAGGVAHDFNNLLTVINGHVDLLRSQFLSGDPVLEQLEQVAAAGERAARLTRQLLAFSRRQVLQLEPVALNVIVSDMNRMLQRLIGEDIRLHIQLEAELPAVLGDVGQLEQVVVNLAVNSRDAMPDGGSLSIRTAQFQADEAYCLAHRPMPPGRYCLLEVSDTGQGMPADVLARVFEPFFTTKEKGKGTGLGLATVYGIVKQIGGYIWVESEAGRGTVFQIHLPAAAGQAGRRVVEPAVGTRLRGSETVLVVEDEEMVRRLAVRILKGHGYQVLEAGDGEQALRVLGGTTPIQLVLTDVIMPVMGGRELAERLRGLPNAPRVIFMSGYTEESIARHGILELGGQFIQKPFDMAGLLQKVRETLDAA, encoded by the coding sequence ATGTCCCTGCTGCGAATCCTCATCGCCGAGGACAAGCTTCACGACGTGGAACTGGCCCTGCGCGAGTTGCGTCACGAGGGCTTGCAATTCGAGCACCGCCACGTGGAGACGCGGGACGAGTTCCGGCGCGAACTGGCGGACTTCCAGCCGGAGCTGGTGATCACCGACTACTCCATGCCCGCCTTCACGGGCATGGAGGCGCTGGGCCTCTCCCTGGCGCAGGACGCGGAACGTCCGGTCATCCTGTTCACAGGGTCCATCAACGAGGCCACGGCCGTGGCCTGCCTGAAGGCGGGCGCCACCGACTACATCCTCAAGGAGCATCTCACCCGCCTGCCCTTCGCCGTGCGCGAGGCCGTGGAGCAGCGGCGGCAGCGCGTGGCGCGCCGGGAGGCGGAAGAGGCCCTGCGGGAACGCACCGACGAGCTGCGGCGCTATTTCGAGCGCTCGGGCGAGCTGCTCGGCATCTACGATTCCCAGGGGCGGATCCGGCGCCTGAACCCCCAGTGGGAAGTGCTGATGGACCAGCCGCTGGCCGAGCTGGAGGGGCGCAGCGCCTTCGAGTTCGTGCCGCCCGAGCAGCATGAACTGATGCGAACCAGCCTGCAGCGGGTCCTGGACGGCGAAAACGTGAAGGGACAGATCCTGCCGCTGCAGACCCGGCAGGGCCTGCGCTGGCTGGAACTGAGCGCCAGCCTGGAGGACGGGCTGATCTTCGCCGCCGCCCGGGACGTCACCGAACGCCTGCGCACGGAGCAGGAGCTGGCCCAGTCCCGCGCCACCTACGAGGGCATCCTGAACGGGCTGAGCGAGGTGGTGGGCGTGGTGGACGGCGGCGGCACGCTCCTGCACGTGAACCGCGCCGCGGCCGAGCTGTTCGGTCACCCGCAGGAGCGCTTCCTCGGCGCCCGGCCGGACTTTCTCTTCCCGGAGGGCCTGGTGGACCGCGCGGCGCTGGGCCGACAGATCGCGCGCGTGCTGTCCGGCGAACTCGTGTGCCTGGAGACCACGGGCAAGCGGGCGGACGGCGCCACCTTCCCCATGGAACTCAGCCTGACCCGGGGCCTCTGGTTCGGGCGCGAGGTTCTGCTGGCCGTGGCCCGGGACGTGACGGAGCGCAAGCAGGCCGAACAGGAGCTGCGCGCGGGCCGGGCCAAACTGGCGGACATCTCCGCCGTGCTGGCCGCCCGGGGCGGCGACTACCTCGAGAACGTGCAGGACATCACCGGACTGGCGGGCCGGCTGCTGCCGGGCGGCACGGTCCTCTACAACCGCGTGGAGAGCGGCCGAGTGAAGGCCCTGGGCCGCTGGCAGGTCCCGGCGGAGTACGAGGACGGGCTGGAGCTGGGCACGCCCTTTTGCTCCGGCGTGATCCAGTGGAGCGAACCCCGCTACGTCGAAAACCTGCAGGAGACTCCTTACGCGGAGTGCGACCCCAACATCCGGCGCTTCCGCTTCCACAGCGGACTTGGCTACCCGGTCAACTCGCCGACGGGCGAGGTGGTGGGCTCCCTCTGCGTGGTGTGGACCGAACGACGAAGCCCGGGTCCGGAGGACCAGCAGGTCCTGGCCCTGCTGGCCCAGGCGCTGGAGTCCGAGGAGGCCCACCGCGCGGCCGCCGAGGCGCTGCGCCGCAGCGAGGAGCGGCTGGTGAGCATCTTCCGCGTGGCGCCCGTCGGCATCGGGCTGACCCGCGAGCGGCGGATCAACGAACTCAACGAGTCCCTCTGCCGGATCACGGGCTACTCGCGCGAGGAGCTGCTGGACCAGCCGGCCCGGCTGCTCTACCCGGACGAGCGGACCTGGGAGGAGACGGGCCGCGCCATCTACCGCCAGATGAAGGCGGTGGGCACAGGCGTGGTGGAGACCAACTGGCGGCGCAAGGACGGCCGCCTGATCCGCGTGCTGCTCAGCTCGACGCCCATCGACCACGAGCATGTGGAGGCGGGGGTCACCTCCGCCGTGCTGGACATCACGGACCGCCTGGAGGCCGAGCGCGCGCTGCGCGCCAACGAGCAGTTCATGCGGGCCGTGCTCGAATCCTCGCCGCTCGGCATCAGCGTGCGGGACCGCGACGGACGCCTGCTCAGCCACAACAGCGCCTGGCAGCGCATCTGGGCCATTCCCGACGCGGAAATCCAGTCGGACATGCGGCGCGTGCGCCCGCAACTGGAACTGGACGAGCGCGACGACTACAACCAGGGCTGGTGGCCCGAGATCCGCCGCGTCTACCGCGAGGGCGGGCGGCTGGCCATCCCCGAAGCCCGCACCCTGGGCCGGCGGCCGGGCTCGGCGGAGTGGGTGGCCCAGCACTTCTACGCCATCCCCGACGAGACGGGCGCGGTGGATCGCATCGTGGTGCTGACCGAGGACATCAGCGAACGCAAACGGGCCGAGGAGGCCCTGCGCCAGAGCGAGGCCCACTACCGGCGCTTCTTCGAGAACGATCTCACGGCGGACTACATCTCCACGGCGGACGGCGGCCTGCTGGACTGCAATCCGGCCTACCTGCGGCTGTTCGGCTTCGAATCGCGCGAGCAGGCCCTGGACACCAACGTCACCGTGCTCTACCCGGATGCCCAGGTCCGCCACGACCTGCTGGAGCGGCTGAAGAGCGAACAGCGGCTGGAATACGAAGAGGCCGAGCTGCGCAACCTGGCCGGCGAACCCATCCACGTGATCATGAACGTGCTGGGCACCTTCGACGAGGAGGGCCAGCTGCGGCGCATGCAGGGCTACCTGTTCGACATCACCCAGTACAAGGCCCTGCAGCAGCAGTTCTTCCAGGCCCAGAAAATGGAGTCCATCGGCCGGCTGGCCGGCGGCGTGGCCCACGACTTCAACAATCTGCTCACCGTGATCAATGGCCACGTGGACCTGCTGCGCAGCCAGTTCCTGAGCGGCGACCCCGTGCTGGAGCAGCTGGAACAAGTGGCCGCCGCCGGCGAGCGGGCCGCGCGGCTCACCCGGCAGCTGCTGGCCTTCAGCCGGCGCCAGGTGCTGCAGCTGGAGCCCGTGGCCCTGAACGTCATCGTCAGCGACATGAACCGCATGCTCCAGCGCCTGATCGGCGAGGACATCCGCCTGCACATCCAGCTGGAGGCCGAGCTGCCCGCCGTGCTGGGCGACGTGGGCCAGTTGGAGCAGGTGGTGGTGAACCTGGCGGTGAACTCCCGCGACGCCATGCCCGACGGGGGCAGCCTGAGCATCCGCACGGCGCAGTTCCAAGCCGACGAGGCCTACTGCCTGGCCCACCGGCCCATGCCCCCCGGCCGCTACTGCCTGCTGGAAGTCTCCGACACGGGCCAGGGCATGCCGGCCGACGTGCTGGCCCGGGTCTTCGAACCCTTCTTCACCACCAAGGAGAAGGGCAAGGGCACGGGGCTGGGCCTGGCCACGGTCTACGGCATCGTCAAGCAGATCGGCGGCTACATCTGGGTGGAGAGCGAAGCCGGCCGGGGCACCGTGTTCCAGATCCACCTGCCCGCCGCGGCGGGCCAGGCGGGGCGTCGGGTGGTGGAGCCCGCGGTGGGCACGCGCCTGCGCGGCAGCGAGACCGTGCTGGTGGTGGAGGATGAGGAGATGGTCCGCCGCCTGGCCGTGCGCATCCTGAAGGGCCACGGCTACCAGGTGCTGGAGGCCGGCGACGGCGAACAGGCGCTGCGCGTGCTGGGCGGGACCACGCCCATCCAGCTGGTGCTCACCGACGTGATCATGCCCGTGATGGGCGGGCGCGAGCTGGCCGAGCGGCTGCGCGGGCTGCCCAATGCCCCGCGCGTGATCTTCATGTCCGGCTACACCGAGGAATCCATCGCGCGCCACGGCATCCTGGAACTGGGCGGGCAGTTCATCCAGAAGCCTTTCGACATGGCCGGCCTGCTCCAGAAGGTGCGCGAGACCCTGGACGCGGCCTGA
- the add gene encoding adenosine deaminase — protein MSTATHPLSDAQWCAALPKVELHVHLEGAIPLDALWALIEKYGGDPAVPDRAALRRRFVYRDFPHFIETWVWKNRFLREAEDFTFSAEAVARDLRAQGHLYVEAFCSPPDFARTGLTPQQILAALRRGLDRVPELPVALIPDLVRDGGPERAARSLEQVAECRELGVIGIGLGGSEAEFPPELFAAVFERARRLDLHTSCHAGEAAGPASVRGALEVLRVERIGHATRAAEDPALVDELLRRGVALELCPLSNLRTGVVASLAAHPALNWLRRGLRVSLNTDDPALFHTSLAGEFEALLGLGATRAEVLEFLRRALDSCWLPADGRRELAARWAARLAELVATGA, from the coding sequence TTGAGCACCGCCACCCATCCCCTCAGCGACGCCCAGTGGTGCGCGGCCCTGCCCAAGGTCGAATTGCACGTGCATCTGGAGGGCGCCATCCCGCTGGACGCGCTCTGGGCCTTGATCGAGAAGTACGGCGGCGACCCGGCCGTCCCCGACCGCGCGGCCCTGCGCCGGCGCTTCGTCTACCGCGACTTTCCCCACTTCATCGAAACCTGGGTCTGGAAGAACCGCTTCCTGCGCGAGGCCGAGGACTTCACTTTCAGCGCCGAGGCCGTGGCCCGGGATCTCCGGGCCCAGGGCCACCTCTACGTGGAGGCCTTCTGCTCGCCGCCTGACTTCGCCCGCACCGGCTTGACGCCCCAGCAGATCCTGGCCGCCCTGCGCCGCGGGCTGGATCGGGTTCCCGAACTTCCCGTGGCGCTGATTCCCGACCTGGTGCGGGACGGCGGCCCGGAGCGTGCCGCCCGCAGCCTGGAGCAGGTGGCCGAGTGTCGCGAGCTGGGCGTGATCGGGATCGGGCTGGGCGGCAGCGAGGCGGAGTTCCCGCCGGAGTTGTTCGCGGCGGTGTTCGAGCGGGCCCGCCGGCTGGACCTGCACACCTCGTGCCACGCCGGCGAGGCCGCCGGGCCGGCCAGCGTGCGCGGGGCGCTGGAGGTGTTGCGCGTGGAGCGCATCGGCCACGCCACCCGGGCGGCGGAGGATCCCGCCCTGGTGGACGAGTTGCTGCGGCGGGGCGTGGCCCTGGAACTCTGCCCGCTTTCCAATCTGCGCACCGGCGTGGTGGCTTCGCTGGCGGCGCATCCGGCGCTGAACTGGCTGCGGCGCGGGCTCAGGGTCTCGCTGAACACGGACGATCCCGCCCTGTTCCACACCTCGCTGGCCGGCGAATTCGAGGCCCTGCTCGGTCTGGGGGCCACGCGCGCCGAGGTGCTGGAGTTTCTGCGGCGGGCCCTGGACTCCTGCTGGCTGCCCGCGGACGGGCGCCGGGAACTGGCGGCGCGCTGGGCGGCGCGCCTGGCTGAACTGGTAGCGACGGGCGCCTGA
- a CDS encoding DinB family protein, with product MEPAPRPGALGALIDELQRALAEVEALLLPLDAAALDRPRAEAGEFRTVREVVEHVLYSAHVYHNLQRQAFGLPEVDWSPPGPDAAELVARLRALPAEAWDLLADKTDWTDEQVEALRIHAGWGTVYDLEQLLEHALVHVLRHRRQLEHWLDG from the coding sequence ATGGAACCAGCGCCGCGCCCCGGCGCCCTCGGGGCCTTGATTGATGAGCTGCAGCGCGCCCTTGCCGAGGTGGAGGCGCTCCTGCTGCCCCTGGACGCTGCCGCGCTGGATCGGCCCCGGGCTGAAGCGGGCGAGTTCCGCACCGTGCGCGAAGTGGTCGAACACGTGCTCTACTCGGCGCATGTGTATCACAACCTGCAGCGCCAGGCCTTCGGACTGCCCGAAGTGGACTGGAGCCCGCCCGGGCCGGACGCCGCCGAGCTGGTTGCCCGGCTGCGCGCTTTGCCCGCCGAGGCCTGGGACCTGCTGGCGGACAAGACCGACTGGACGGACGAGCAGGTGGAGGCCCTGCGCATCCACGCCGGCTGGGGCACCGTCTACGACCTGGAGCAGCTGCTGGAGCACGCGCTGGTCCACGTGCTGCGCCACCGCCGGCAGCTCGAGCACTGGCTGGACGGCTGA
- a CDS encoding hemolysin III family protein has product MAQPVRPLILREEIASSVIHGVGLVFALAGLGVLTAFASTRGTPWHVTACSIYGATLILLFGASTLYHAVTQPRVRAVLRVIDHSAIYLLIAGTYTPFTLVNLRGPWGWSLFGVVWGLALLGIIFQTRLLRTHLWAGLSIYLLMGWAIVVAVLPLLRHVAPGGLALLAAGGLAYTLGSVFYAWKSLPWGHPIWHVFVLAGGVLHYFAILFYVIPLAG; this is encoded by the coding sequence ATGGCGCAGCCTGTCCGACCCCTGATCCTGCGTGAAGAGATTGCCAGCAGCGTCATCCACGGCGTAGGCTTGGTCTTCGCCCTGGCGGGCCTGGGCGTGCTCACGGCCTTCGCCAGCACGCGCGGCACGCCCTGGCACGTCACGGCCTGCAGCATCTACGGCGCCACGCTGATCCTGCTCTTCGGCGCCAGCACGTTGTACCACGCCGTCACCCAGCCCCGGGTCCGCGCCGTATTGCGCGTCATCGACCACAGCGCCATCTACCTGCTCATCGCCGGCACCTACACGCCCTTCACGCTGGTCAACCTGCGCGGTCCCTGGGGCTGGTCGCTGTTCGGCGTGGTCTGGGGCCTGGCCCTGCTGGGGATCATCTTCCAGACCCGCCTGCTGCGGACCCACCTTTGGGCGGGCCTGTCCATTTACCTGCTGATGGGCTGGGCCATCGTGGTCGCCGTGCTGCCCCTGCTGCGCCACGTGGCACCCGGCGGCTTGGCCCTGCTGGCGGCGGGCGGGCTCGCCTACACGCTGGGCAGCGTGTTCTACGCCTGGAAGAGCCTGCCCTGGGGGCATCCCATCTGGCACGTCTTCGTGCTGGCCGGCGGCGTGCTGCACTACTTCGCCATCCTGTTCTACGTCATTCCCCTGGCGGGCTGA